TGGCGGGCTGGTGCTTGAGCGTGTTCAGGCCGTGGAAGTCGCCCACCACGGCTTGCAGCGGGGCCACCAGCAGCAGCATGCCCATCGCCATCGCGAACATCTTCTTCACGGCGGGGCTGCGATCGCCGCGCAGCATGTGCCAGGCGCCGGAGGCGCCCACCATCAGCGCGGTCGCCAGGAAGGCGGCGATGCCCATGTGCGCCAGGCGGTAGGGGAAGGACGGATTGAAGATCACGGCCAGCCAGTCCGTGGGCACCACGCGGCCGTCCAGGATTTCGTAGCCGGCGGGCGTCTGCATCCAGCTGTTGGACGCCAGGATCCAGGTGGCCGACACCAGCGTGCCCAGCGCGACCATCACGGTCGAGAAAAAGTGCAGGCCCGGCCCCACGCGCGACCAGCCGAACAGCATTACGCCCAGGAAGCCGGCTTCCAGGAAGAAGGCGGTCAGCACTTCGTAGGCCAGCAGGGGCCCGGTGACGCTGCCGGCGAAATCGGAGAAGAAGCTCCAGTTGGTGCCGAACTGATACGCCATCACCAGGCCGGACACCACGCCCATGCCGAAGTTGACGGCGAAGATCTTGGTCCAGAAATGGTAGAGGTCGCGGTAGACGGTATTGCGCGTGCGCAGCCACAGGCCTTCCAGCACGGCGAGGTAGCTGGCCAGGCCGATGGTGATGGCGGGGAAGATGATGTGAAACGAGATGGTGAAGCCGAACTGTATTCGGGCAAGCAATAGCGCGTCGCTATCCATGGCGGTATTCCTGACTTCTTCGCCAGCGCGCCTCAACCGCCACAAGACGGCGTGCGCTGACGGGTGTTTGACCTACACCGTGAAGTTAGAGCCGCAGCCTGGATCAGTACAGATTCAGAGAGTGAAGAAAAAAGCGGATCAGTTTGGGTGACTTGCAGGAAAAAAACCCGCTTTTCATAGGGAAAATAACTGTGCTGCAAGTCATGCGAAGGCCGTGAAGTTACAAAAAAAGCAGCACAGCAAAGGCGGGTGCGTCCCCTGATACGCTCGTTCCGAGTACGCAGCCCGCCAGGCCGGCGCCTAGGACGCGCAGGCGCGCGCCGCTTCGTCGATCAGGCCGGCCACTTCGCCGGCGCGCGACGCGAGCGAGGCATGGCTGGCGTCCAGCGTGATGGTCTTGCGAGTGTTCAGGCGCGCGGCCATGCGCGTCTGGTTTTCGGGGGCGATCATCCGGTCCTGGCTGGATATCTGGTACCAGGACGGCTTGCTGCGCCATGCGGGGACGGACACCGTTTCGCCGAAGGCGCTGGCCAGCGGCGCCTTTTGCGTGACGGCCATGACCAGGCCCTCGTCGGCGGACAGGTCCTGGCAGAAGCTCTCATGGAACTTGTCGGCGCGCAGCCAGAGATAGCCGTCGCTGTCGGGCGCCAGGTTGGGCGCGGCCGCGGGCAGCATTTCCTGCGTGATGCCGCCGGGGCTTTCCCCCGCGTCCGGGGCGAAGGCGGCGATGTACACCAGGCCGGCCACGTTGGGCTGGTTGCCGGCTTCCGTGATGACAGCGCCGCCGTACGAATGGCCCACCAGCAGCACGGGGCCTTTCTGCTGCGCGATCATCTTGCGCGTGCGTTCGGCGTCGCCGGCCAGGGAGGCCAGCGGCATGTCGACGGCGTGCAGGTCTTGATAGCCCTTGCGCGCCAGTTCCAGGATGACGCGGCTCCAGTGGGCGGCGCCGCCCCAGAAACCGTGCACAAGAATGATGCTGGGTTTGCTGCTCATGATGCGGCTCCTTCCTCGGAATGGAGCAACGATCATGCGCCGGCCCAGCCGCCGCCGCCACATTTTTTTGCAGCGTTTCCGGCGCGGTTACAGCGGACGCGGGGCGGGCGCGATGGCGGCCGGGCGCTGGGCGCGCTGGCTCAGCCACACGCTGGCGACCACGATCATCATGCCGGCGATCTGCGCGGCGCTCAGTTGCTGCCCCAGGATGCCCCAGCCCAGCAGCACGGCGGTAATGGGGCTGAGAAAACCCAGCGACGACACCACGGCGGGTTCCAGCCGCGCCACGCCCCGGAACCAAAGCACATAGGTCAGCGCCGCGCCGATCAAGCCCAGGTAGGCGATGCCGGCCACATTCAGCGCGGTGAGCGGCGGCAGGGCGGGCTCGGCGGCGAACGCCAGCGGCGCCAGCAGGATGCCGCCCGCCGTCAGTTGCCAGGACGTGAAGGTGAGCGCGGACACCGGCGGCTGCCAGCGGCGGCTGAGCACCGTACCCAACGCCATCGAGGCGGCGCTGATCAGCCCGGCCGCAATGCCCGCCGGGTCCAGCGC
The sequence above is drawn from the Achromobacter xylosoxidans genome and encodes:
- a CDS encoding cytochrome ubiquinol oxidase subunit I; its protein translation is MDSDALLLARIQFGFTISFHIIFPAITIGLASYLAVLEGLWLRTRNTVYRDLYHFWTKIFAVNFGMGVVSGLVMAYQFGTNWSFFSDFAGSVTGPLLAYEVLTAFFLEAGFLGVMLFGWSRVGPGLHFFSTVMVALGTLVSATWILASNSWMQTPAGYEILDGRVVPTDWLAVIFNPSFPYRLAHMGIAAFLATALMVGASGAWHMLRGDRSPAVKKMFAMAMGMLLLVAPLQAVVGDFHGLNTLKHQPAKIAAIEGHWENEPGAGVPLTLFGIPDMEREETRYAVNIPRLGSLILTHSWDGQFPGLKSYPPEDRPNATAVFWSFRVMAGLGMLMIALALWAAWSRWRGRLYESRWLHRFALWMGPSGLIAILAGWYVTEIGRQPWVVYGVMRTADAATPHGLGELTLTLALFVVVYLLVFGAGVSYMLRLIRMGPSPAPGHAPLSGGPGEPRQPSRPLSAASTLAGIEPAQRKHSGV
- a CDS encoding EamA family transporter, which gives rise to MNRGSDLLLTALAPAIWGSTYVVTTLMLPQDYPLTVAMLRALPAGFLLLLIVRQLPQGIWWLRAFILGALNFSVFWALLFVAAYRLPGGVAATLGAIQPLVVILLARSLLGTPVRGLSVLAALGGLGGVALLVLTPKAALDPAGIAAGLISAASMALGTVLSRRWQPPVSALTFTSWQLTAGGILLAPLAFAAEPALPPLTALNVAGIAYLGLIGAALTYVLWFRGVARLEPAVVSSLGFLSPITAVLLGWGILGQQLSAAQIAGMMIVVASVWLSQRAQRPAAIAPAPRPL
- a CDS encoding alpha/beta hydrolase — translated: MSSKPSIILVHGFWGGAAHWSRVILELARKGYQDLHAVDMPLASLAGDAERTRKMIAQQKGPVLLVGHSYGGAVITEAGNQPNVAGLVYIAAFAPDAGESPGGITQEMLPAAAPNLAPDSDGYLWLRADKFHESFCQDLSADEGLVMAVTQKAPLASAFGETVSVPAWRSKPSWYQISSQDRMIAPENQTRMAARLNTRKTITLDASHASLASRAGEVAGLIDEAARACAS